The genomic DNA AATCTTTGGAGTCAATGACTTTTAGTAAATATTGACCAGATTTAAAATTTTTGTAATTAGAGTTTTGACTTATGGTATCGTTAGATTCAGAATTAATCCAATAGTATTTGTATGGCGAGATCCCTCCTGTAACATTATTTGATACGGAAGCATTACCACCTTTGCATCTAATATTGTATCCGTTGTAGTTAGAAATTTCACTAATCAATTCAATTATACTGTTTTCTGGAACATAGAAAGTTGAAGAAATTTCACAGCCATTATTATCGGTTAAATTTAGTTGATAATTACCAATACTAAGCTCACTGATTGTATTTCCATTTTCTGTGAATCCATTTTCGCTTACCCAATTGTATTGGTAAGGAGGAGTTCCGCCACTTACTAAAACTTCGATTAAGCCATCACTAAATCCACTACATCTAGCTCCAATGATACTATCTTGTATAACTAAATCAGGGGGGGGTAGGAGATATAATAAACGATTGATTTATTTCACAATCCATACTATCGGTTATAGTTAAGTTATATGTATCTGCGATTAAATTGTTAATGTTTTTTGATGTTGATGTGAAAGTATTGCTATTATTTGACCATAAATAAGTAAAGGGATGAGTTCCGCCCGTATGCTTTATGTCAATTGCGCCATATATCTCATCGGGACACATATTATCATCTATTGTAGGGTTAATGTCAATTGTTGATGAAACAAAAATAGTTACTTCATCTGAATAAGAATCTGGGCATTCAGATACACTAATGGTATATGTAGTTGTTGTGTCTGGGTTAACTAACATAGTTGCACCATAACCTATGAAGCCTCCTTGATTGTCATACCATTCAATACTATTTTCTCCATCGTTTGGTGTGAACCTAAAAGCTTGGTTATCTCCTGTCATTGTAGTATTGTTCCAACCATTTTCTATTAGAAACTGCGTTTCATCTTCGTTTATTATACCCAGAACAGATTCCCCATTATTCCACGAATCACAAAGAGGTTGATCTTGTATGTGTATTTCAATATTGTTGGTAGATTCAAATAGTTTTATTTGACCATTAAATTGCATATTCGAACAAGAAAAGTATCCAAAATCGTTGAACGATACTATGAATCGTCTGAATGGTGCTTTTCCTTCAATGCTATGGCTTATGTTGCCACCATTAGAAGGGTTAAGGTCTATCCATGGGCCTAAGATGGCATTGACTACCTGGCCTATTGAAGATATACTTGGAATAGGATAGGTGTTCCATGGAGAATAAGCGTTTACATTTTCTATGTCAAAAGAAAGGTAATTATTTGTTGAAGCGACTAACTGATTATACACATTGCCATAAAAGCAAAAGTTAAATCCAATATTAATTATGTCTGTATGAGAATCATCAGATAATAGATTTATAACAACGGGATTAGTCAATGTTTCCATTTCAATGGAAATAGGTTCAATAGTGTAGTCTGATGTTGAAACGGAATTAGGGGTGTATTCAATGGATAAATTCACATCTTGTGGTTCACAGATTACTATGTCTGGTCCAGCATCAATTTGAGCATAGATGGAGAAAGTTTGAAAAAAAATAAAGAGGAATATTGATATAAATTGTCGCATTTAAAAGTAAGTTTGGCTCTAAACAAAATTACATTTTTATTTTCAAAACGTAAAATTTGATTTTTTTAGAATTTATTTAAATAAAATTAAGGGGTTGAATTCTATTTTTATAATTAATTTTGCCAAAAATTTATACTATGAAAGTAACAGTTGTAGGCGCAGGAGCCGTAGGTGCTAGTTGTGCAGAATATATTGCTATAAAGAATTTTGCATCTGAGGTGGTTTTAGTTGACATTAAAGAAAATTTTGCCGAAGGTAAAGCTATGGACTTGATGCAAACAGCATCGTTAAATGGTTTCGACACAAAAATAGTTGGCAGTACTAACGATTACTCCAAGACTGCAAATAGTGATATTGCAGTTATTACAAGTGGTATTCCACGTAAGCCAGGAATGACGCGTGAAGAGCTAATCGGAATTAACGCAGGTATTGTTAAAATGGTTTCTGAAAACCTGATAAAACATTCCCCCAATGTTATACTTATTATAGTAAGTAATCCTATGGATACCATGACTTATTTGACACATAAAGTTACCGGACTACCAAAACACAGAATTATTGGTATGGGCGGAGCTTTAGATAGTGCTCGTTTCAAGTATAGGTTAAGTGAGGCTTTAGAATGTCCTTCTTCGGATGTTGATGGGATGGTTATTGGTGGGCATAGCGATAAAGGAATGCTCCCATTGACTCGACTAGCGACTAGAAATAGCGTTAGGGTTTCTGAGTTTATCAGTGAGGAAAGATTAAATCAAGTTAAGGAAGATACTAAAGTAGGAGGCGCTACTTTAACTTCTATGCTAGGTACTTCAGCTTGGTATGCGCCAGGAGCTGCGGTATCGTCTTTAGTTCAATCAATTGCTTGTGATCAGCATAAAATGTTCCCTTGTTCTGCATTATTAGAAGGTGAATATGGCATGAGTGACTTGTGCATAGGAGTTCCTGTAATTTTAGGTAAAAATGGTATCGAAAAGATCGTAGAAATTGACCTTAATGATGAAGAAAAAAACAAACTTGCTGAATCAGCAGAAGGTGTTAAGGCAACTAACGGTTTGCTTAATGAAGTGAACGCTTAATACTTTTCAATAATAAAAATCATAAATAAAAGAGAGCGATTGCTCTCTTTTTTATTTTTTGATAATTTTTTTCCACTCTGATAACTTATCTTGTTGAATATGAACAAAATAAGAGCTTGTTGGCAGGTGTCCAAGGCTGATGGATGAGGGCTGATATATTTTTTCTTTTTGAACTAAACGCCCCAATACGGAGTAAATGGATAAAATAGTTTCTTTATCAGTGTCAATATTTATATAATCGTTGAATGGATTAGGAAAAATATCAACTGCAGATTTGTAAATGTTGTTCTTGATGCCAGTTCCAACACTATCATTTTTAAAGTAAAATAACCCACCTGTCTCCATTCCTAAAAATAAGTCTCTTTTATTGTCAGCTGTAAAATCTTCAAAAAGAACAGCTGTATTTTTACCGTCATTTATCCATTGAAAATTATTTGAAATGAGTTCAAAATTGGAAGAAAGGTTGTTGTTAACACTTTGGTAATGGTAAATTAGTCCGCTTTCACTACCAATAAGAATATTGATTTCATTGTCTTTCTCAAAAACATAGGGAGTGCTAAACCCATACAAGCTCTCGTCGTTATTAACTGATATTCCGCCAAAGTCATCAATTAATGAGTTAAATATTGGACTATAGGGTGTTCCAGTATTTTCAGCATAACTTAATGTGCCATCTACTTGACCAATAATTAAGTCAAATAGATTGTCATTATTCATGTCGTATAAAAAAGGGGTAGCATGTTGGCCTATATCTATGGAAAAGAAGCTAACGTTTTCAAGTTCAAATAATGCATCTTGTCCATCGTCTGCATTATTTTGAAAGTAGTGCAGTTTTCCGTTATTATCACCCAATATCATATCTACATCTCCATCGTTATCTAAATCTGCAAGGGTAGGGTAAAGTCCGTTAACTGTTTCGTTTAGAATTGTATCTAGTGCTATTGATGAAAGGCCACCATAATCTCTGTTAATCACTTCAAAGTTAGGTTCTGTTTGACTTCCTATATTTCTTAATAACGCAAGCTGAGATGAAGGGTTGCTATTGTTGAAATATCCGTAATTACCAATGAGTAAGTCTTTTAATCCATCGTTATTATAGTCTATTACAGCAGGGTAAGCGCCTGACCCAAAGTCCAAGGTGTTGTCTTGCAGAAAATCTTTTTGACTGAATTCAAATGTTGGATTGTTATCTGCGCCAGTATTTAGGAATACCATGATGCTCTCAAAGTTTTCAGCGTTATTATTTATGTTAGGGCTAACAACTAAATCCCTGATATTATCATTATTAATGTCAAGGTAAAATGCAGCAGGAAATGAGTTTATTTCAGCACTAATATCACTTCCGTTTCCGATGGGAAAATCTTGATTTACAGAAACCATATTTGCACTTTGAGAATCACCGCCGTTGGTTAACATATTTAAATTGTTAAACGATACATCACCCAGAATAAAATCCATGTCGTTATCGCCATCTATGTCAAGAGCAAGTGTTGATGAGCCGCTATGAGCTCCAGAAGATCGAATTTGAGGCTGATTAATTATAGCATCTTCTTCACAACTGTTGAAATCATAAGTGTTTAATCCTTCAAAAAATTCTCCCCAACAATCTGTCTTTAATTCAAAAACTAAGCTGTCGCAATTGCCATAAAGCTCTTGGCTTTGATTCTGATGATATTCAACATAACCACCACTTTGTTTGAACGTTAACACATCGACATCCCCATCTCCATCTACATCTACAAAAGAGGGGATATCTACTTCTGAAATTATTATAGCACTTAGTATAGGGCCTAAATCGCTTATTAAGGCAGTCGTTTCGATTTGAAAATTTATATTTTCTCCTTGTGAAGTGTTTTTGTAGACTTTAACGTAACTGTCGTTGTAGGTAAAGATATCTTCTTTTCCATCGCAGTTGTAATCAATTAATAAAGCCCATTTCTTTAGCTCAGGAAAATCATGGCTATATTCTACAGAATAGTCAAAATCTGTTCCTACCCCGTCATTAGCATTCAAAAAACATAATACTCTATCACCGATTCTTTCAAATACAAAAATATCTTTTTTGCCATCGTTATTGAGGTCTATATTAGATAGTTGACATGAATTGAGTCCGCCTGTAAGGGGATTTTTTATTAGGCTTCCGTTTTCAATAATTGAAATGTCTGATCTATTGAGGAACTGACTAAATAGCGCCAATGGAGCTATAAGAAGAAATAGAATAAGGGCATTTTTCATACATGCAAATTTACGATTAAAATTCTATGTGTGTGATAGTATTTGGGAATAGAATAATAGACCATTCTAAACCTAATAATTTAGTTATCCTCATTTCAATTGCTATTTCAAAATTGAAATTCTATATTTGCCCGTTCTAAATTAAAATATTATGCAAAATAAAAGTTTTATCTCTCTGTTCGCATTAGTGTTTGCAATTGTTTGTCTATACCAATTGTCTTTCACATGGATAGCTCAAGGAGTTGAGAAGGATGCAGTAGAGTATTCGAATGGAGATGAGTTTAAAGAAAAAGCTTATTTAGATTCCATTTCATCGGAGCCTATCTACAATATCGGAGTTAAAAACTACACTTATAACGAGTGTAAATCAAGAGAAATAAATCTTGGTTTGGACCTTAAAGGTGGTATGAATGTTACTCTTGAAGTATCTGTTGTGGATGTGATAAGAGCAATGTCTAATTAAAACAAAGATGAAGCGTTTAATTCGGCTATTAACTTGGCAGTGAATAAACAGCTAGATAGTCAGGATGACTTTGTTACTCTATTCGCTCAATCTTTTACTGAGTTAAACCCAGAGGGAAAGCTTGCCTCAATTTTTTATACACCTGAACTAAAAGATAAAATAAACTCTACTTCGACAAACGATGAAGTAATGGGAGTGATTCGTACTGAAGTTGAAGATGCGATTGACCGTTCATTTAATATTTTGAGATCTAGGATAGATAGATTTGGTGTTTCTCAACCAAACATTCAGCGTTTAGAAGGCTCAGGAAGAATTTTAGTTGAATTACCAGGTGTTAAAGATCCAGAAAGAGTTCGTAAACTTCTACAAGGAACAGCACAATTAGAGTTTTGGGAAACGTATGAAAATGCTGAGATTTTAGGTGCGATTGATCAAATTAATACATTTCTTAAATCTCAAGTTGAATTAGAAGATACAATTGCTGATTCTGAGGAAATTGTTGAAAACACTGAAGTTGAAGAAGATTTTAATTCAGATTTATCTATTGATGAGTTAAGCACAAACTCAGAAGCTTCTTCTGATACTGCAGCTATGACTGCTGAACAATTTTCAAGAGAAAACCCATTATATGCCGTTTTATTTCCTAATCTGAATCAATCCAACCAACCTAACGAAGGTCCTGTTTGTGGAATATCTTCTGTAAAAGATACTGCTGCGGTCAATGCTTTTTTAAAGATGGACGAGGTTAAGAATATATTACCTAGAGATGTGCGTTTTTCTTGGACTGTAAAGCCATACGATCCCGAAGGAAAGTTTGTTCAGTTAGTTGCTTTAAGAGTTACTTCAAGAGATGGTAAAGCGGCTATGGAAGGAGATGTCGTTACTGATGCTCGTACCGACTTTGGTCAGTTTAACGGCTCACCTGAGGTGTCTATGGCAATGAATGCTGAAGGTGCAAGAATGTGGAAAAGAT from Flavobacteriales bacterium includes the following:
- the mdh gene encoding malate dehydrogenase, whose product is MKVTVVGAGAVGASCAEYIAIKNFASEVVLVDIKENFAEGKAMDLMQTASLNGFDTKIVGSTNDYSKTANSDIAVITSGIPRKPGMTREELIGINAGIVKMVSENLIKHSPNVILIIVSNPMDTMTYLTHKVTGLPKHRIIGMGGALDSARFKYRLSEALECPSSDVDGMVIGGHSDKGMLPLTRLATRNSVRVSEFISEERLNQVKEDTKVGGATLTSMLGTSAWYAPGAAVSSLVQSIACDQHKMFPCSALLEGEYGMSDLCIGVPVILGKNGIEKIVEIDLNDEEKNKLAESAEGVKATNGLLNEVNA
- a CDS encoding FG-GAP-like repeat-containing protein, coding for MKNALILFLLIAPLALFSQFLNRSDISIIENGSLIKNPLTGGLNSCQLSNIDLNNDGKKDIFVFERIGDRVLCFLNANDGVGTDFDYSVEYSHDFPELKKWALLIDYNCDGKEDIFTYNDSYVKVYKNTSQGENINFQIETTALISDLGPILSAIIISEVDIPSFVDVDGDGDVDVLTFKQSGGYVEYHQNQSQELYGNCDSLVFELKTDCWGEFFEGLNTYDFNSCEEDAIINQPQIRSSGAHSGSSTLALDIDGDNDMDFILGDVSFNNLNMLTNGGDSQSANMVSVNQDFPIGNGSDISAEINSFPAAFYLDINNDNIRDLVVSPNINNNAENFESIMVFLNTGADNNPTFEFSQKDFLQDNTLDFGSGAYPAVIDYNNDGLKDLLIGNYGYFNNSNPSSQLALLRNIGSQTEPNFEVINRDYGGLSSIALDTILNETVNGLYPTLADLDNDGDVDMILGDNNGKLHYFQNNADDGQDALFELENVSFFSIDIGQHATPFLYDMNNDNLFDLIIGQVDGTLSYAENTGTPYSPIFNSLIDDFGGISVNNDESLYGFSTPYVFEKDNEINILIGSESGLIYHYQSVNNNLSSNFELISNNFQWINDGKNTAVLFEDFTADNKRDLFLGMETGGLFYFKNDSVGTGIKNNIYKSAVDIFPNPFNDYINIDTDKETILSIYSVLGRLVQKEKIYQPSSISLGHLPTSSYFVHIQQDKLSEWKKIIKK